The following nucleotide sequence is from Vibrio fluvialis.
AGGCCCCAAAGCCGCCCCTTACAGTGAACGTTTGGCAGAACTTCCCTTGCACTGGTTTGGTCCTGCCAACCCGCACTTAAGCGACACTATTCAAGCTACGCAGCCTCTCCCTTTGGTGATGTTGGATGGCGCCTGTGCGATTCGCCAGCAAGCCACCGAAGCGTTAGATGCTGCGGGTATTCCGTGGAAAATTAACTTTATCGGTCGCAGCCTGAGCAGCCTGTGGAAAGCGGTGGAAGCCGGACTTGGCGTCACCGTGCGCTCGGCCTTTGGCCAGCCCGATTGTGTGACAAAATTAACCGGGCTGCCCGCTTTAGGCAGCCTGACCGTTTGCCTGGATCGTAGTCAGAATCAACTGGATGAGGTACAACAGCAACTGTATAACGCGCTAAAACAGCAGCTTCAACAGCATCTTGGCCAATAACCCTGCCGCGCACGGCGCTTAAGCTGGCTGTGCGCGCCGCCACTCACGCTGCGTGTTAAACGATCCTTCCTTCACATTTCGCTGCGCAGCGAAGTATCCGTTTTTCAACCGATTATGATGGGTTTCATCCATGAGTCACATGCCAAAAGGAAACATCATGATCGCGGTTCTATTTGAAGCTCACGCAGCCTCAGACAAAAAAGAGCGTTACTTCGAACTGGCAGCCATCCTCAAGCCGCTGCTCAGTGAGATTGAAGGCTTTATTTCCATTGAACGTTTTCAAAGTACCACTGATCCCGACAAATTTATCTCCTTGTCGTGGTGGGAAAATGAAGCGGCCATTCAGCACTGGAAGCACAACGTCCACCACCAAATGGCGCAAGATGAAGGGAAACGCGACCTTTTCTCTTCCTACACAATCAACGTACTTAC
It contains:
- a CDS encoding antibiotic biosynthesis monooxygenase family protein, with the protein product MIAVLFEAHAASDKKERYFELAAILKPLLSEIEGFISIERFQSTTDPDKFISLSWWENEAAIQHWKHNVHHQMAQDEGKRDLFSSYTINVLTSVREYRSL